A stretch of DNA from Sulfurovum sp. TSL6:
TGCAATTTGAAAAGTTGCCGCATCATCGATCATTTTTTGCTACCTTATTCCTGAATTTGTCTAACGATCTAATCGCCGAACAATTTGTCCTGTTATTACTATATTTCCATATTAAGAGTATAGCAAAAATGTTCTATCTGTAAGGTCTTATAAAATATATGACTTTATGAGGTTTATCTTTTGCTTCACTATGGAAGCTCTTCATCTATTAATTTATTACATCCCAATCACACCAAAACTCCCCTAGGCTACAACAAATGATCCAATAGGTAGATATGTTCTTTTTTGTACTTCATAATACCTAGCTCCATGTTTCCCGGTATCTATTGTATTGAAGACTTTTTAATAACAGAAGTGCGACTCTGTCAACAATTTACCAAATTATGACAGGCTAGAATTTAGGACTTGAAATAATCTTCAATTTTTAACAAGAAATTATGACAAAAGGCAGTTGAAACCTTTTAAGATGCTCGTGTTTTGTGTAAAATAAACTATGTCTAATCAAAATTTATGATTATGACATAGTCCAAGGAAAGGAATATTGCTATGCCAGACAAAAATATATTAGAACAAATATTGAGTAATACTGAAGAGGTTAAAGAGGTAGTTGTTACGAGGGAAAATGAAAGGCAACAGCGCATTGATGTTAAAAAAGAGAAGCGAAAAGAGCAGCTCAAAGAAGCACAAAAAAACTTTAAACAAATCAAAGCAAATGTGAAGCCTGAGTTGTATGATAAGATTAAAAACAGATGTGCAGATGGGAATATATCGGGATATCTGCTAAAGCTTATTGAAAACGATTTAAGCAATACTCCATCATTATTTGAACCTTATACAGAGGATTGCAAGGAAAATCGTCAAGAGATAGAGAGCTTAAGAACCGAAATTAAAAAATTAAACAATATGAATTTTATTCAAAAGCTTCGTTGGCTATTTTTATGAAGGATGACTCGTTAAAGCATTTACTGTACTTTGATGAGCTTGATCTATTTTTCTGGTGACTCCACTAGAAGATTACAGATATCAATGTCTAAAACAAAAGCGATTTTCGCAAGGTGTTCTATATTGAAATGCTGACCTTTGTAAAAGATTTCAGCTCTAGAAACTATAGTAACAGATTTGTGTCCAATCAACTGAGACAACTGTAATTGAGATAAGCCTTTTTTTTCTCTTTCTTTTTTTACATTCAGTCCTATATCCCTATATAAACTGTCAACAAAATTCTCTGGTAGTGATTCTACATCTCGCATG
This window harbors:
- a CDS encoding helix-turn-helix domain-containing protein is translated as MRDVESLPENFVDSLYRDIGLNVKKEREKKGLSQLQLSQLIGHKSVTIVSRAEIFYKGQHFNIEHLAKIAFVLDIDICNLLVESPEK